The following are from one region of the Penaeus chinensis breed Huanghai No. 1 chromosome 5, ASM1920278v2, whole genome shotgun sequence genome:
- the LOC125025699 gene encoding paternally-expressed gene 3 protein-like, translating into MGDGSHNKIMFHRFHDLKTGQDPDIMQSGSRSSTPASALDGRAMFPHPSAVPGQQNLPASYPSISSPSTSLMSQSAQLMALGHNMMFPGSKFMTGAPPEAHRYLPESYRLAAETLDQSRYAIDSQRMSADPYRQSSEPQRLPSDLQRIRSELQRTEEQSLDPYQRPPSDPYRNPVDLQRAQESNLQQLASNAQRLVSDLQRLQSDPQRLVAEALRPQVSESVRSPETSYRSIMSDPLRPPSEPPQRTVQESIRSHADAQRMVQESLREYFSPSQRTMQENLRSPTDQRMMPENLRYSSSESLRSDPLRYGTDLSNQRMMPENLRIGNETPQHIRVGAETPQHVRVGAETPQHIRVGAETPQHLRVGAETPQHLRVGAETPQHQHSQHLRVGAETPQHMRIEENSQHMRLSGDTPQHLRIGSDLQQHHRPGVETSQHVRIGETSHHLRVGAETPQPHPMMPENLRVTSDASRMVPENLCVTEPAHQLMPENLRINHDSGSNSTGVRMNPPPPPESSIPPMRSHYDPPSHRMMTESPHPLRESMRVESPRYSESMYRGDLSHSSLGPPTPASSVTPMPDPSSAPLPPQHQFYSGPYNTQFSQYISDNQDRDHRENLGLDDDMEVKPYHDIKPYNQDYGSSMLVHEAQMGSAPKPPKPKKPKEPKPPRIPVIHKCNECEKVFKNSTQLKNHMWRHTGEKPFTCEVCGSKFTQQGNLRAHRRIHTGERPYQCPECKSCFTQLSTLKTHQKIHSDERPYKCDQCDAAFRQIANLKTHAVTHTGERPHKCDQCDKAFTQKSNLKAHKNRVHSGEAGTPTRRGRKKNPSAIKPYNCLECGAKFTMMSNLRIHMKLHSGERPFECDHCGAGFAQRSNLKTHIQRMHGKGPGQGRRRIKCDECPAMFRLKRCLKTHKKKRHPIKSLKIKILRESKYLMQADDPAEGENEDEFDDDDEDDDLDDGTEDGDEGTEDGPNLEPIVQLQEPKEEPYSPGYNHPDSPYGDDPEWQKEIAAKESSRLEKAQGENGNRGTEKMDLPTGPVEAESKALSGESHEASVSVK; encoded by the coding sequence ATGCAGAGTGGAAGCCGTAGCAGTACGCCAGCCAGTGCTCTTGATGGAAGAGCTATGTTCCCACATCCATCTGCAGTCCCAGGACAACAGAATTTACCAGCATCCTACCCAAGTATCTCCAGCCCTAGTACAAGCCTTATGTCCCAGAGTGCACAGCTCATGGCATTAGGACATAACATGATGTTCCCAGGCTCAAAGTTCATGACTGGAGCACCACCAGAAGCTCATAGGTATCTTCCAGAATCATATAGATTGGCTGCCGAGACACTTGATCAAAGTCGCTATGCAATTGACAGTCAGAGAATGTCTGCTGACCCATACAGACAGTCTAGTGAGCCACAGCGTCTGCCATCAGATCTGCAACGTATAAGATCTGAGCTGCAGCGTACAGAAGAGCAGAGTCTTGACCCTTACCAGCGACCTCCAAGTGACCCCTATAGAAACCCTGTTGACCTGCAGAGAGCGCAAGAATCAAATTTACAACAATTAGCCTCCAATGCGCAACGTCTTGTTTCTGATCTACAACGTCTTCAGTCAGATCCACAACGGCTTGTAGCAGAGGCTCTACGACCTCAGGTGTCTGAATCGGTTCGAAGTCCTGAGACCTCGTACCGTAGCATAATGTCTGACCCTCTGAGGCCTCCTTCAGAACCACCACAGCGTACAGTCCAGGAATCAATCAGAAGCCATGCAGATGCCCAGCGCATGGTACAAGAGAGTCTCAGAGAATACTTTAGCCCTTCCCAGAGGACCATGCAAGAAAATCTGCGGTCCCCAACTGACCAAAGAATGATGCCTGAAAATTTGCGTTATTCCTCAAGTGAGAGTCTTCGATCTGACCCGCTGAGATATGGCACGGACCTAAGTAATCAACGGATGATGCCAGAAAACTTAAGAATCGGAAATGAAACTCCTCAGCACATTCGAGTTGGAGCAGAAACTCCACAACATGTGCGTGTAGGGGCTGAAACTCCGCAACATATCCGTGTGGGAGCAGAAACACCACAGCACCTACGTGTAGGGGCCGAAACTCCTCAACATCTTCGAGTTGGAGCTGAGACTCCACAACACCAGCATTCACAGCACTTAAGAGTAGGGGCAGAAACTCCACAACACATGCGTATAGAAGAAAATTCTCAACACATGAGGCTAAGTGGAGACACTCCTCAGCATCTTCGAATAGGTTCTGATTTACAGCAGCATCACCGCCCTGGTGTAGAAACAAGTCAGCATGTTAGGATAGGTGAAACATCACATCATCTTCGTGTTGGTGCAGAGACCCCACAGCCCCATCCCATGATGCCAGAGAATCTCAGGGTGACCTCTGATGCATCGCGAATGGTCCCAGAAAACCTTTGTGTGACCGAACCGGCTCATCAGCTAATGCCTGAAAATCTGCGAATAAATCATGACAGTGGAAGTAACTCCACAGGGGTAAGAATgaaccccccaccacctccagAGTCATCCATTCCTCCCATGCGCTCACACTACGATCCTCCCTCTCATCGAATGATGACAGAATCTCCTCACCCCTTGAGGGAATCAATGCGAGTGGAGTCGCCACGCTACTCAGAATCAATGTACCGTGGAGACCTGAGCCATAGCAGCCTTGGCCCCCCAACTCCTGCTTCATCTGTAACACCCATGCCTGATCCTTCAAGTGCACCACTTCCTCCACAACATCAGTTTTATAGCGGCCCATACAACACACAGTTTTCCCAGTATATAAGTGATAACCAGGACCGAGACCATCGAGAAAATCTTGGATTGGATGATGATATGGAAGTCAAGCCATACCATGATATTAAGCCTTATAACCAGGATTATGGTAGTTCAATGCTTGTCCATGAGGCACAGATGGGTTCTGCTCCAAAGCCACCTAAACCCAAAAAGCCTAAAGAACCTAAACCTCCACGCATACCTGTCATTCACAAATGTAATGAATGTGAAAAGGTCTTTAAGAACAGCACTCAGTTAAAGAACCATATGTGGAGGCACACAGGAGAGAAGCCATTTACGTGTGAGGTTTGTGGCTCAAAATTTACCCAGCAAGGTAATCTTCGGGCCCATAGGCGTATTCACACAGGAGAGAGGCCATACCAATGCCCAGAGTGCAAATCTTGCTTTACTCAGTTGTCAACACTTAAAACTCATCAGAAAATTCATTCAGATGAAAGGCCTTACAAGTGTGACCAATGTGATGCAGCTTTTAGACAGATTGCCAACCTCAAAACTCATGCTGTAACTCACACTGGTGAAAGGCCACATAAATGTGATCAGTGTGATAAAGCTTTCACACAAAAGTCAAATCTTAAAGCCCATAAAAATAGAGTTCATAGCGGAGAAGCTGGAACCCcaacaaggagaggaaggaaaaaaaatccaagtgcAATCAAACCATATAACTGCTTGGAATGTGGGGCAAAGTTCACCATGATGAGCAACTTAAGAATCCATATGAAACTGCACTCGGGGGAGAGGCCTTTTGAATGTGATCACTGTGGGGCGGGATTTGCCCAGCGATCCAACCTGAAGACCCACATCCAAAGGATGCACGGGAAAGGGCCAGGACAAGGTAGGCGTAGAATCAAATGTGATGAATGTCCAGCCATGTTTAGATTAAAAAGATGccttaaaacacacaaaaagaaacgcCACCCCATTAAGAGCTTGAAAATCAAGATTTTGAGGGAATCCAAGTATTTGATGCAGGCAGATGATCCagcagagggagaaaatgaggatgaatttgatgatgatgatgaggatgatgacttaGACGATGGCActgaagatggagatgagggaACTGAAGATGGTCCTAATCTAGAACCTATTGTACAGTTACAAGAACCCAAGGAGGAGCCATATTCACCAGGCTATAATCATCCAGACTCTCCCTATGGTGACGATCCTGAATGGCAAAAGGAAATTGCAGCAAAAGAAAGCAGCAGGCTTGAGAAGGCACAAGGGGAAAATGGAAACAGGGGAACTGAGAAGATGGATCTCCCCACGGGTCCTGTTGAAGCAGAATCAAAAGCTCTCTCTGGAGAGTCACATGAAGCATCTGTAAGTGTGAAGTGA